A stretch of the Planctomycetota bacterium genome encodes the following:
- the lnt gene encoding apolipoprotein N-acyltransferase, whose translation MVRRLRKLSPAWLALGLVAGLWYALAGLLSGEPIAWWPLAVASPAGLMAVALAASRRGRYAKLSAALGAMLGALPMWSITHAWIMDISALGYPPGMLLQASWAGAFVLAASLALRGTRPPLAAAATLAVLWSAVEVARGQVLFGGYPWLLVGHPLIDAPRVSLAGAVVGAYGVGFAAALSTAAVIGLALGVLQRERIVGCVALIAVPWLALALLGLLAPPVGEAPGGDRGIRAGIVQTNVPQSNRTNWDIERQIDLFARFVEMTRQLGGEADVIVWPETMLPGPPIGVDAVRAMRDFGLYYETERGRLNAWSFAEELAGIQGELGVPMLVGAASQDGLEFSRAEDGSIQSDYDALHNSVHLFSDGRLTSQRYDKMRLTIFGEVIPLVSRWGWLERQLSAIGASGMTFDLDAAPEPSWIDVPLAGGDALRVATPICFEIAYEGVCRRLATGGGDRVDALVNATNDGWMGDSDAARATHMQLARWRALELGVPIVRAANTGISAILDARGRPIGATAWLPEAGPDHEIETAGYAFATRTPAIVAGAIPGRTVRPTPYAAAGWATPYVLLAAGGVLLVRGSLRARAGRTAAA comes from the coding sequence ATGGTCCGGCGGCTCCGAAAGCTGTCGCCCGCGTGGCTCGCGCTCGGGCTAGTCGCGGGGCTCTGGTACGCACTGGCCGGGTTGCTGTCGGGCGAGCCCATTGCCTGGTGGCCGCTGGCGGTTGCGTCGCCCGCCGGACTGATGGCCGTGGCGCTGGCGGCGTCGCGACGTGGTCGGTACGCCAAGCTGTCGGCAGCGCTGGGCGCGATGCTGGGCGCGCTGCCCATGTGGTCGATCACGCACGCCTGGATCATGGACATCTCGGCGCTCGGCTACCCGCCGGGCATGCTGCTGCAGGCATCCTGGGCGGGCGCGTTCGTGCTGGCGGCGTCGCTCGCGCTGCGGGGAACGAGGCCCCCGCTGGCGGCGGCGGCCACGCTCGCGGTGCTCTGGTCGGCGGTCGAGGTCGCCCGCGGGCAGGTGCTCTTCGGCGGGTATCCGTGGCTGCTCGTGGGCCACCCGCTGATCGACGCGCCGCGGGTGTCGCTCGCTGGCGCGGTTGTGGGGGCCTACGGCGTGGGCTTTGCGGCGGCGCTGAGCACGGCGGCGGTGATCGGTCTTGCCTTGGGCGTGCTGCAGCGCGAGAGGATCGTCGGGTGCGTCGCGCTCATCGCGGTCCCGTGGCTCGCGCTCGCGCTGCTCGGGCTGCTGGCGCCGCCCGTCGGCGAGGCCCCGGGGGGTGATCGCGGCATCCGCGCCGGCATCGTGCAGACCAACGTACCCCAGAGCAACCGCACGAACTGGGACATCGAGCGGCAGATCGACCTGTTCGCACGATTCGTCGAGATGACGCGCCAGCTCGGGGGCGAGGCCGATGTCATCGTCTGGCCGGAGACGATGCTGCCCGGACCACCCATCGGCGTCGACGCCGTCCGCGCGATGCGGGACTTTGGGCTCTACTACGAGACCGAGCGGGGCCGGCTCAACGCGTGGTCCTTCGCCGAAGAGCTCGCGGGCATCCAGGGCGAGCTGGGCGTGCCCATGCTGGTGGGGGCGGCGAGCCAGGACGGGCTGGAGTTCTCGCGGGCCGAGGACGGCTCGATCCAGAGTGATTACGACGCGCTGCACAACAGCGTGCACCTGTTCTCGGACGGCCGGCTGACGAGCCAGCGGTACGACAAGATGCGGCTGACGATCTTCGGCGAGGTGATCCCGCTGGTCTCGCGGTGGGGCTGGCTGGAGCGGCAGCTGTCGGCGATCGGCGCCAGCGGGATGACCTTCGACCTCGACGCCGCGCCCGAGCCGTCGTGGATCGACGTGCCGCTGGCCGGCGGCGATGCGCTGCGGGTCGCCACGCCCATCTGCTTCGAGATCGCCTACGAGGGCGTGTGCCGCCGGCTCGCGACAGGCGGAGGCGACCGCGTCGATGCCCTCGTCAACGCCACCAACGACGGCTGGATGGGCGACAGCGACGCCGCCCGGGCGACCCACATGCAGCTGGCCCGCTGGCGGGCCCTCGAACTGGGCGTGCCCATCGTCCGGGCGGCCAACACCGGCATCTCGGCCATCCTGGATGCACGCGGTCGGCCCATCGGCGCCACCGCCTGGCTGCCCGAGGCCGGGCCCGACCACGAGATCGAGACCGCGGGCTATGCCTTCGCCACGCGAACGCCCGCGATCGTGGCCGGCGCGATCCCGGGCCGCACCGTCCGGCCGACGCCCTACGCGGCCGCGGGCTGGGCGACGCCCTACGTCCTGCTGGCCGCCGGCGGCGTGCTGCTGGTGCGGGGCTCGCTGCGGGCCCGGGCTGGACGAACCGCGGCGGCCTAG
- the accD gene encoding acetyl-CoA carboxylase, carboxyltransferase subunit beta has protein sequence MASTTQAKAARSWTDVRPQRRSSVPEGLWLRCPGCEQLIYRKQMEANLRVCPECDHHFRITAPDRIEHLVDTGSFEAMFEELRPIDPLVFTDLKAYPDRLEAEQKRSGRHDAVMAGVGFVKGRQAALCSLDLGFMMGSMGSVVGETITRTIEMATERSLPLVIVSCSGGARMQESTLSLMQMAKTSAALARHDEAGGLFISVLADPTTGGVTASFAMLGDVILAEPGALIGFAGPRVIRQTIRQELPPGFQRAEFCLEHGLIDKIVARADLRSEIARLIDYAGL, from the coding sequence ATGGCGAGCACCACACAGGCCAAGGCCGCCCGCAGCTGGACCGACGTGCGTCCGCAGCGGCGGTCGAGCGTGCCCGAAGGGCTGTGGCTCCGCTGCCCGGGCTGCGAGCAGCTGATCTACCGCAAGCAGATGGAGGCCAATCTCCGCGTCTGCCCCGAGTGCGACCACCACTTCCGGATTACCGCCCCCGACCGCATCGAGCACCTGGTCGACACCGGCTCGTTCGAGGCGATGTTCGAGGAGCTGCGGCCCATCGATCCGCTGGTCTTCACCGACCTCAAGGCCTACCCCGATCGCCTCGAGGCCGAGCAGAAGCGCAGCGGGCGGCACGACGCCGTGATGGCTGGCGTGGGCTTCGTCAAGGGCCGCCAGGCGGCGCTCTGCTCGCTCGATCTGGGCTTCATGATGGGCTCGATGGGCAGCGTGGTGGGCGAGACCATCACGCGGACGATCGAGATGGCCACCGAGCGGTCGCTGCCGCTGGTCATCGTCAGCTGCTCGGGCGGCGCCCGCATGCAGGAGAGCACGCTCTCGCTCATGCAGATGGCCAAGACGAGCGCGGCGCTGGCGCGGCACGATGAGGCCGGCGGGCTGTTCATCAGCGTGCTGGCCGACCCGACCACCGGCGGCGTGACCGCCTCCTTCGCGATGCTGGGCGACGTCATCCTGGCCGAGCCGGGGGCGCTCATCGGCTTCGCGGGTCCGCGGGTCATCCGCCAGACGATCCGCCAGGAGCTGCCGCCGGGCTTCCAGCGGGCGGAGTTCTGCCTGGAGCACGGGTTGATCGACAAGATCGTGGCCCGTGCCGACCTGCGGAGCGAGATCGCACGGCTGATCGACTACGCCGGGCTCTAG
- a CDS encoding histidine phosphatase family protein, whose protein sequence is MAAPALIDLILVRSSRTEWDAAARLGGDCDLPACATWGEELAEALLGVDASVVTAIVCGPDEASAQTANHIGQLAERKPRTIDDLREIDLGLWEGQRLDALEERYGAFKQWLDDPASVVAPEGESFEAAENRLMAALARAIEKLNGKAKHVVVVLRPLAFHVVRSRLAGVPLTENWDAAVSGPLVVPIQIERERLQPARGGV, encoded by the coding sequence ATGGCCGCTCCCGCCCTGATCGATCTCATCCTCGTACGCAGCAGCCGCACGGAATGGGACGCCGCCGCGCGTCTGGGCGGCGATTGCGACCTGCCCGCGTGCGCCACCTGGGGCGAGGAACTCGCTGAGGCCCTCCTTGGCGTGGACGCCTCGGTGGTGACCGCCATCGTGTGCGGCCCCGACGAGGCGTCGGCCCAGACCGCAAACCACATCGGCCAGTTGGCCGAGCGAAAGCCCCGCACCATCGACGATCTCCGCGAGATCGACCTGGGGCTGTGGGAGGGGCAGCGGCTCGACGCCCTGGAGGAGCGGTACGGCGCCTTCAAGCAGTGGCTGGACGACCCGGCCTCCGTGGTAGCGCCCGAGGGCGAGAGCTTCGAGGCGGCCGAGAACCGGCTCATGGCCGCCCTGGCCCGGGCGATCGAGAAGCTCAACGGCAAGGCGAAGCACGTGGTGGTCGTGCTGCGGCCGCTGGCGTTCCACGTCGTCCGCAGCCGATTGGCGGGAGTGCCGCTAACCGAGAACTGGGACGCGGCGGTCAGCGGACCGCTGGTAGTCCCGATCCAGATCGAGCGGGAACGGCTGCAGCCCGCGCGGGGCGGCGTGTAG
- a CDS encoding ribulose-phosphate 3-epimerase: protein MAGSTPMAEPSTTSNPLLHPPRLPLVAPSILAADYARLGEECRDALEAGGDFLHYDVMDGHLVPNLALGVDMLASLKAALPEAFFDVHLMVERPADFVEPFASAGAGHLTFHVEACDGDEARTLIDRIRSLGCSAGVAVDGPTPIERAADLLPHVDVLVVMSIRAGFAGQAFDPAALGKIRWARARAGRDLRIEVDGGVGPAQSAGLLGAGADVLAAASAVFRTSPSERRGVISAMRRGEA, encoded by the coding sequence ATGGCAGGGAGCACGCCGATGGCCGAGCCGTCCACGACCAGCAATCCGCTTCTGCATCCGCCGCGCCTGCCGCTGGTGGCGCCGTCGATCCTGGCGGCCGACTATGCGAGGCTGGGCGAGGAGTGCCGCGACGCCCTGGAGGCCGGCGGCGACTTCCTGCACTACGACGTCATGGACGGCCACCTCGTGCCGAACCTGGCGCTAGGGGTCGACATGCTGGCGTCGCTCAAGGCGGCGCTGCCGGAGGCCTTCTTCGACGTCCACCTGATGGTCGAGCGGCCGGCGGACTTCGTCGAGCCCTTCGCCAGCGCCGGCGCGGGGCACCTGACCTTCCACGTCGAGGCGTGCGATGGCGACGAGGCCCGGACGCTGATCGATCGCATCCGGTCTCTGGGCTGCAGCGCCGGGGTCGCGGTCGACGGGCCGACGCCCATCGAGCGGGCCGCCGACCTGCTGCCCCACGTTGACGTGCTCGTGGTGATGTCCATCCGCGCGGGCTTCGCGGGGCAGGCGTTCGATCCGGCGGCCCTCGGCAAGATTCGCTGGGCGCGGGCGCGGGCCGGGAGGGACCTGCGGATCGAGGTCGACGGCGGCGTGGGCCCGGCGCAATCGGCGGGCCTGCTCGGGGCGGGGGCGGACGTGCTGGCGGCGGCATCGGCGGTCTTCCGGACTTCCCCCAGCGAGCGGCGGGGCGTCATATCGGCCATGCGGCGTGGCGAGGCGTAG
- a CDS encoding UDPGP type 1 family protein yields the protein MSTPASAGARPARLEDLRPALQRIGQAHVLAFADRLRDAERAGLAGDLATINLDALPGLIERFCEPAPADGLGELRPPTVCCLRGTPGDHAIDAEEARKAGLELVRGGRVAALTVAGGQGTRLGFDGPKGTLPIGPVSRRTLFEVFADQIAAASRWAGTPIPWLIMTSPQNHEQTIAFFGERDWLGLDRTQIRFFRQGVMPCFDPATGRLLLAEPHRLATNPDGHGGVVRALVESGELDRLERGGVEHISYFQVDNPLVTPIDPAFLGAHAAAGGARSSGQISSKMVPKAAPEEKVGLFARVAGRTRVVEYSDLPEEVARERTPDGRLRFEAGSVAIHAASVRFLREIHDAGERALPFHRAFKKVPYVDVETGNRVEPESPNAVKLERFVFDAVPVADESLVLRCEREREFAPVKNAQGVDSVATGAALQIECAARWLEERGHAVPRGDDGAPACTLELSGGAAWAHAAGETHEPEGTPAAGSRVLI from the coding sequence ATGAGCACCCCCGCCAGCGCCGGTGCGCGACCCGCGAGACTCGAGGACCTGCGGCCAGCGCTCCAGCGGATCGGCCAGGCGCACGTGCTCGCCTTCGCCGACCGGCTCCGCGACGCCGAGCGCGCCGGGCTGGCGGGGGATCTGGCGACGATCAACCTCGACGCGCTGCCCGGCCTGATCGAGCGATTCTGCGAGCCCGCGCCCGCCGATGGCCTGGGCGAGCTGCGGCCGCCGACCGTCTGCTGCCTGCGGGGCACGCCGGGCGACCACGCCATCGACGCCGAGGAGGCACGCAAGGCGGGGCTCGAGCTCGTCCGCGGCGGCAGGGTGGCGGCACTCACCGTCGCCGGCGGCCAGGGCACCCGCCTGGGCTTCGACGGGCCCAAGGGCACGCTGCCCATCGGTCCGGTCAGCCGGCGGACGCTCTTCGAGGTCTTCGCCGACCAGATCGCGGCGGCCTCGCGATGGGCGGGCACGCCCATCCCCTGGCTGATCATGACCAGCCCGCAGAACCACGAGCAGACCATCGCGTTCTTCGGCGAGCGGGACTGGCTGGGGCTCGATCGCACCCAGATCCGCTTCTTCCGCCAGGGCGTGATGCCGTGCTTCGACCCCGCGACCGGCCGGCTGCTGCTGGCCGAGCCCCACCGCCTGGCGACCAACCCCGACGGCCACGGCGGCGTGGTCCGCGCCCTCGTCGAGAGCGGCGAGCTGGACCGGCTGGAGCGCGGGGGCGTCGAACACATCAGCTACTTCCAGGTCGACAACCCGCTGGTCACGCCCATCGATCCGGCCTTCCTTGGCGCCCACGCCGCGGCCGGCGGCGCGCGATCCTCGGGCCAGATCTCCAGCAAGATGGTGCCCAAGGCGGCGCCCGAGGAGAAGGTCGGCCTGTTCGCCCGGGTCGCCGGCCGCACCCGCGTGGTCGAGTATTCCGACCTGCCCGAGGAGGTCGCCCGCGAGCGGACGCCCGACGGGCGGCTCCGCTTCGAGGCCGGCTCGGTGGCGATCCACGCCGCGTCGGTTCGCTTCCTGCGCGAGATCCACGACGCCGGCGAGCGGGCGCTGCCCTTCCATCGCGCCTTCAAGAAGGTGCCGTACGTCGACGTCGAAACCGGCAATCGCGTCGAGCCCGAGAGCCCCAACGCCGTCAAGCTCGAGCGTTTCGTGTTCGACGCCGTCCCGGTCGCGGACGAATCGCTGGTGCTGCGGTGCGAGCGGGAGCGGGAGTTCGCGCCCGTCAAGAACGCCCAGGGCGTGGACAGCGTGGCGACGGGCGCCGCGCTGCAGATCGAGTGCGCCGCCCGCTGGCTGGAGGAACGGGGGCACGCCGTGCCACGAGGCGACGACGGCGCGCCGGCCTGCACGCTCGAGCTGTCGGGCGGGGCCGCCTGGGCCCACGCCGCGGGCGAGACGCACGAGCCGGAGGGCACGCCAGCCGCCGGCAGCCGGGTGCTAATCTGA
- a CDS encoding prolyl oligopeptidase family serine peptidase: protein MAGPTDTRDPSGWPASALRLASALQERTRFTTLAGGVPALLAHPDWRSRRPLVLWMHGRTSRKEIDSGRYLRYVRAGIAACAIDLPGHGDRYDASCQQPEGTLGMLERARGEVDGVLAELLGGEHAGMFDADRLAIGGMSAGGMVALRRLCEPHRFRCAAVEATTGCLETLYFPPEDQPRRWPTLHDRDRVRVVDPRAHLGGFEPLPLLAMHSEADAIVPFESQAGFVRDLRTHYEARSAAASLVEFVHWSETGADSEHMGFGRHAHEAKLRHVEFLVGHLDAASGAEA, encoded by the coding sequence ATGGCCGGCCCGACCGACACGCGTGATCCCTCGGGCTGGCCCGCATCGGCGTTGCGGCTGGCGAGCGCCCTGCAGGAGCGCACGCGCTTTACCACGCTCGCCGGCGGCGTGCCCGCGCTGCTGGCCCACCCCGATTGGCGGAGCCGCCGTCCGCTCGTGCTCTGGATGCACGGCCGCACCAGCCGCAAGGAGATCGACTCGGGCCGCTACCTTCGCTACGTCCGCGCCGGGATCGCCGCCTGCGCCATCGACCTGCCGGGACACGGCGATCGTTACGACGCGAGCTGCCAGCAGCCGGAGGGCACGCTGGGCATGCTCGAGCGGGCGCGCGGCGAGGTCGATGGCGTGCTCGCCGAGCTGCTGGGGGGCGAGCACGCGGGCATGTTCGACGCCGACCGCCTGGCGATCGGCGGCATGTCGGCGGGCGGCATGGTCGCGCTCCGCCGCCTGTGCGAACCCCACCGCTTCCGCTGCGCCGCGGTGGAGGCCACCACCGGCTGCCTCGAGACCCTCTACTTCCCGCCCGAGGACCAGCCCCGCCGCTGGCCGACGCTGCACGACCGCGACCGCGTGCGGGTGGTCGACCCGCGGGCGCACCTGGGCGGGTTCGAGCCCCTGCCGCTGCTGGCGATGCACTCCGAGGCCGACGCCATCGTGCCCTTCGAGAGCCAAGCGGGCTTCGTCCGCGACCTGCGGACGCACTACGAGGCCCGGAGCGCCGCGGCCTCGCTCGTCGAGTTCGTGCACTGGTCCGAGACCGGCGCCGACAGCGAGCACATGGGCTTCGGCCGCCACGCCCACGAGGCGAAGCTGCGGCACGTCGAGTTCCTGGTGGGCCACCTGGACGCCGCGTCGGGCGCGGAGGCATGA
- a CDS encoding MFS transporter yields MSAGVRGRLARLNPFAGLPNPREVWAWGMFDLANQSFTLLIITLLFSLYVTQVVVPQPVFDAELQALVDAARASDDVRAAAAPEVVAACDRADAAERQGKFVWSLLHGGSLLAVVVLSPVIGAYGDIRARRKLLLMLTGLASGALTCSLGFVGPGMVILAATLYIPANVAYQIGENFLASFLPDVSTRRNMGRISAIGWTMGYAGALALLTIVTLAMLLFDLKQPGQWRPLFVFAGLWFLLGIVPAGLFLRRDAAPRETEQHPLRAAVRRVAGRVHLAAKHRQLARFLLAFLIYGFGVQTIIGFASIIARDFGFGDVSLVLFVAQITITAVIAAVATSFFQDRLGAKRTVLIYLGVWVASCSAMVAIAVVWPGGGPQWPLWIVGNGLGFGLGGIGTASRSLVGRLTPAHRTAEFFGLWGMIYKLAGAIGVLSFGAIARTLGEVASLVLLLSFFAVGTLLMLRVNERAGVREAMRNERQARRDGLPAG; encoded by the coding sequence ATGAGCGCGGGCGTGCGGGGCCGCCTGGCGCGGCTCAACCCCTTCGCCGGCCTGCCCAACCCGCGGGAGGTGTGGGCCTGGGGCATGTTCGACCTGGCCAACCAGAGCTTCACGCTGCTGATCATCACGCTGCTGTTCAGCCTGTACGTCACCCAGGTGGTCGTGCCCCAGCCGGTCTTCGATGCCGAATTGCAGGCCCTCGTCGACGCCGCCCGCGCGAGCGACGACGTCCGCGCGGCGGCCGCCCCGGAGGTCGTCGCCGCCTGCGATCGCGCCGACGCCGCCGAACGACAGGGCAAGTTCGTCTGGTCGCTGCTGCACGGCGGATCGCTGCTGGCGGTCGTCGTGCTCTCGCCCGTCATCGGCGCCTACGGCGACATCCGCGCCCGGCGGAAGCTGCTGCTGATGCTCACCGGCCTCGCGTCGGGCGCGCTGACCTGCTCGCTCGGATTCGTCGGCCCGGGCATGGTGATCCTCGCGGCCACGCTCTACATCCCCGCCAACGTAGCCTATCAGATCGGCGAGAACTTCCTGGCGTCCTTCCTGCCCGACGTCTCGACGCGGCGGAACATGGGCCGCATCAGCGCCATCGGCTGGACGATGGGCTACGCCGGTGCGTTGGCGCTGCTCACGATCGTGACCCTTGCCATGCTTCTGTTCGATCTCAAGCAGCCCGGGCAGTGGCGGCCGCTCTTCGTGTTCGCGGGCCTGTGGTTCCTTCTGGGCATCGTGCCCGCGGGCCTCTTCCTGCGGCGCGACGCAGCGCCCCGCGAGACGGAGCAGCACCCCCTGCGGGCGGCGGTGCGCCGCGTCGCGGGCCGGGTGCACCTGGCCGCGAAGCACCGCCAGTTGGCGCGCTTCCTGCTGGCCTTCCTCATCTACGGCTTCGGCGTGCAGACCATCATCGGCTTCGCGTCGATCATCGCGCGGGACTTCGGCTTCGGCGACGTCAGCCTCGTGCTCTTCGTCGCCCAGATCACCATCACCGCCGTCATCGCCGCCGTCGCGACCAGCTTCTTCCAGGATCGCCTCGGCGCCAAGCGCACCGTGCTGATCTACCTGGGTGTCTGGGTCGCCAGTTGCTCGGCCATGGTCGCCATCGCGGTGGTCTGGCCCGGCGGCGGGCCCCAGTGGCCGCTATGGATCGTCGGCAACGGCCTGGGCTTCGGGCTCGGCGGCATCGGCACCGCAAGCCGATCCCTCGTCGGCCGGCTCACCCCCGCCCACCGCACGGCCGAGTTCTTCGGCCTGTGGGGCATGATCTACAAGCTCGCGGGGGCCATCGGCGTGCTGTCGTTCGGCGCCATCGCCCGCACGCTGGGCGAGGTCGCCAGCCTCGTGCTGCTGCTGAGCTTCTTCGCGGTCGGCACGCTGCTGATGCTCCGCGTCAACGAGCGGGCCGGCGTCCGCGAGGCCATGCGCAACGAGCGGCAGGCCCGGCGGGACGGCCTACCCGCCGGCTGA
- a CDS encoding alpha/beta hydrolase translates to MRIGARAMRLAVVLLAAAWVAPLQACGGPIEARTVSEAAAFDRDLSSIATGGGLSEHARRTLSMWTGETIRRKPPSVETLLALRADLLASPDQPLARDRTAALAESLLYYATRRRPRAGEDATIALACAELAWRELELAASRDEAMLSGITRRSMDVYNRALTRLVALGAIEPAEAELGRVFEGAGGTYALEFAEGEHTWNVADFERVSAARRIEVKGLRHHHRREGLGTPLVLERDNTPARAAVDPNLPPEGIVYPGTLTLAFDARDGSELVSVTGLLHDTLRTRTTNVLGRRTPIASDQTASIGVLHARTDLHELGKKGSLDPRAIEARTGLYMLEPYREDKIPLILVHGLRSSPLTWRNVLNELRGDDIIRRRYQIWMFVYPTALPIPRSALELRRALADVRERYDPYDTSWGMDRSVIVGHSMGGIITASLVRDVGERLYASIYLEPLDDLDLSDNTRGLMREIFYYPPDRKVKRIVLVAAPHRGAEMADGFIGRLGRAFSRLSDDLRDARRELLANRDAMDPWMQRNGVPTGIATLSPQAPSLRGYLESPFVDWVTVHTIMGDRGKPRADEPGDGIVPNASSRLESAVSEVIVPSGHNAHDHPAAIAEMRRILLLHLQSEDPSLELSIDTAPEAAQIAGQPAEAVDGGAPEAEAATPPAGARPDASAGG, encoded by the coding sequence ATGAGGATCGGCGCCCGGGCGATGCGGCTGGCGGTGGTGCTGCTGGCGGCGGCGTGGGTCGCGCCGCTGCAGGCGTGCGGCGGACCGATCGAGGCCCGCACCGTCAGCGAGGCGGCCGCCTTCGACCGCGACCTGTCCAGCATCGCGACGGGCGGCGGCCTGAGCGAGCACGCCCGCCGCACGCTGAGCATGTGGACCGGCGAGACCATTCGCCGCAAGCCCCCCTCGGTCGAGACGCTGCTCGCGCTGCGGGCCGATCTACTCGCAAGCCCGGACCAGCCGCTCGCACGCGACCGCACCGCGGCGCTGGCCGAATCGCTGCTGTACTACGCGACGCGTCGCCGGCCGCGGGCGGGCGAGGATGCCACCATCGCGCTGGCGTGCGCCGAGCTGGCCTGGCGGGAGCTGGAGCTGGCGGCGTCGCGGGACGAGGCGATGCTCTCGGGCATCACGCGTCGATCGATGGACGTCTACAACCGGGCGTTGACACGGCTCGTCGCGTTGGGCGCCATCGAGCCCGCCGAAGCCGAGCTGGGCCGCGTGTTCGAGGGTGCCGGCGGCACCTACGCGCTCGAGTTCGCCGAGGGCGAGCACACCTGGAACGTCGCGGACTTCGAGCGTGTGTCGGCCGCCCGGCGGATCGAGGTCAAGGGCCTGCGGCACCACCACCGGCGGGAGGGCCTGGGCACACCGCTGGTGCTCGAGCGGGACAACACGCCCGCGCGGGCCGCCGTCGATCCCAACCTGCCGCCCGAGGGCATCGTGTACCCCGGCACGCTGACGCTGGCCTTCGACGCCCGCGACGGCTCGGAGCTGGTGTCCGTCACCGGGCTGCTGCACGACACGCTGCGGACTCGGACGACCAACGTGCTGGGCCGGCGGACGCCCATCGCCAGCGACCAGACGGCGTCCATCGGCGTGCTGCACGCGCGCACCGACCTGCACGAGCTGGGCAAGAAGGGCTCGCTGGACCCGCGGGCCATCGAGGCGCGCACCGGGCTGTACATGCTCGAGCCCTACCGCGAGGACAAGATCCCGCTGATCCTGGTGCACGGGCTGCGGTCCAGCCCGCTGACGTGGCGGAACGTGCTCAACGAGCTGCGGGGCGACGACATCATCCGCCGCCGCTACCAGATCTGGATGTTCGTGTACCCCACCGCGCTGCCCATCCCCCGCAGCGCGCTGGAGCTGCGGCGGGCGCTGGCCGACGTCCGCGAGCGCTACGACCCCTACGACACCAGCTGGGGCATGGACCGGTCGGTGATCGTGGGGCACAGCATGGGCGGCATCATCACGGCGTCGCTGGTGCGGGACGTCGGCGAACGGCTGTACGCCTCGATCTACCTCGAGCCGCTGGACGACCTCGACCTCTCGGACAACACGCGTGGGCTGATGCGCGAGATCTTCTACTACCCGCCCGATCGCAAGGTCAAGCGGATCGTGCTCGTCGCGGCGCCGCACCGCGGGGCGGAGATGGCCGACGGCTTCATCGGGCGGCTGGGCCGGGCGTTCAGCCGGCTGAGCGACGACCTGCGGGACGCGAGGCGCGAGCTGCTGGCCAACCGCGACGCGATGGATCCGTGGATGCAGCGTAACGGCGTGCCCACGGGCATCGCGACGCTGTCGCCGCAGGCGCCGTCGCTGCGGGGCTACCTCGAGTCGCCATTCGTGGACTGGGTGACGGTGCACACCATCATGGGCGACCGCGGCAAGCCCAGGGCCGACGAGCCGGGCGACGGCATCGTGCCCAACGCCAGCTCGCGGCTGGAGTCCGCCGTCAGCGAGGTCATCGTGCCCAGCGGGCATAACGCGCACGACCACCCGGCCGCCATCGCCGAGATGCGCCGCATCCTGCTGCTGCACCTGCAGTCCGAGGATCCGTCGCTGGAGCTGTCGATCGACACGGCTCCCGAGGCGGCGCAGATCGCCGGGCAGCCGGCGGAGGCGGTGGACGGCGGCGCGCCCGAGGCCGAGGCCGCAACGCCGCCCGCGGGCGCACGGCCCGATGCGTCAGCCGGCGGGTAG